TTGTCGAAAAAGTTGCCCCGGCAGCACGCCTGTATAATGCCGGGCAAGTATGTACATCATCAAAACGTTTTATTGTACTTGAAAAGGATTATGATCGTTTCTTAAAGATGATGAAAGATGCGTTCTCGAAAGTTAAAATGGGTGATCCGCTTGATCCATTGACAACTCTTGCTCCACTATCTTCTAAGAAGGCTAAGGAGAAGCTCCAAAAACAAGTAGATACAGCTGTAGAAAATGGAGCCAAAGTTTACTATGGTAATAAGCCGGTAGATATGGAAGGCCAATTCTTTATGCCAACGATCTTAACTGATATTACCCCAGATAACCCAATATTTGATACGGAAATGTTTGGGCCAGTGGCTTCGGTTTATAAGGTTAGTTCCGAAGAGGAAGCAATCGAATCGGCTAATAATTCAAGCTATGGGTTAGGAAACACTATCTTTAGCAATGATTCCGAACATGCAGAGCGAGTAGCAGCAAAGATCGAAACTGGAATGAGTTGGATTAATGCAGGCTGGGCTTCATTACCAGAATTACCATTTGGTGGTGTTAAGAATTCAGGTTATGGTCGTGAACTCAGTAGTTACGGAATTGATGAATTTACTAACAAACATCTAATTTACGAAGCACGACAATAAATGACTGCGAAAAGAAACAGCCATCATAAATCTCGATTACGACAATTATTTGCAACACGTCGACGTCGGTGGATTGGCATCGGTGGCCTAATTGTAATTATAATTTTTGTATTAGTTTCAATTCGACATGCAAGTGAGGAAAAAGCAACAGAAAAAAACGAATATAATATTCTACGGGTTACTGAGCAATCAGATTTTAATCTGACAGGAAAGATTGAACCAGTCCAGATGCAAACATTAACCTTGCCATCTGGTAACCTGCAAAATCTTAATGTGAAAAACGGAGATCACGTTGCGCAAGGAGAAGCGCTCTTAACCATGCACAATGATAGTACACAAGATAGTGTTACTGAACTGCAGGGAGATCTTAGTAAAAGTCAACGAACGATGAATGACCAACAACAGACGATCAATAATTTACGCCAACAGTTGAATGGGATGGGGCAAGGTGATGAAGGGTACAATGACCTGCGGAATCAGCTTACCGAAGCGCAAAATGCATATGCAGATGCACAAGCAAGTGTTGCTGCCACTCAACAACGGCTTAGCACCGCTTCAAGCAAGGTTAATCAAACATTAACAGCACCTTTTGCTGGTTATGTTACGGTTGACCAATCAAAGCAAAATGCTCCTGTAATTACTCTTTACTCAGATACGCTTCAATTTGTCGGTCAAGTTTCAGAATATGATTATAGTAAACTTCATCAAAGTACTGATCTAAAGGTGAAGGCCCTAGCAACGAACCGGACTGCTAATACTCAGGTAAGTTATCTTTCAACAACTCCAACTAAAAATAGTGGAAACAATACCAAATATGAAGTAACTGCTAATGTTAGTGCTAATAAATTTATGGCGGGGCAAACAGCAAAAGCTTCTATTAAACAAGATGGAGTTCAAATTCCCAAATCGGCAGTTCGTCATGGGAAGGTATTTGTTGTTGATTCAGACAACCGAGTTCGCGAGACTGATGTTAGTGGCCGGGCAGTCAACAGCTCTTATATTGTGACTGATGGAGTTAATGCTGGTGATCGGATTGTGACTAACCCTAACAGTAAGT
The genomic region above belongs to Limosilactobacillus reuteri and contains:
- a CDS encoding efflux RND transporter periplasmic adaptor subunit, whose translation is MTAKRNSHHKSRLRQLFATRRRRWIGIGGLIVIIIFVLVSIRHASEEKATEKNEYNILRVTEQSDFNLTGKIEPVQMQTLTLPSGNLQNLNVKNGDHVAQGEALLTMHNDSTQDSVTELQGDLSKSQRTMNDQQQTINNLRQQLNGMGQGDEGYNDLRNQLTEAQNAYADAQASVAATQQRLSTASSKVNQTLTAPFAGYVTVDQSKQNAPVITLYSDTLQFVGQVSEYDYSKLHQSTDLKVKALATNRTANTQVSYLSTTPTKNSGNNTKYEVTANVSANKFMAGQTAKASIKQDGVQIPKSAVRHGKVFVVDSDNRVRETDVSGRAVNSSYIVTDGVNAGDRIVTNPNSKLKNNAKVD